The region CTTCGTCACCGCCTCCGCCAATAATTGTTTTTTGCTCTTTTTTAGAAATTGTTTCAGTCTGGAAATCTTTGAATGTGAATGTTGTAGTTTTCATTTTTTTGAGTTTTTTTAAATTAAAATTTTAATACTATTAATCTTTCATAAATATTTTTTTGCACTGTGATTAATTGCGTTGAAAAATAGCGCTAAAAATTAGTTATGCTAAAATTTTTGGTTGTTATTCTTGTTTGAAAAGCAGTGAAAACGAAGTTCTTTTTTGAAAGTTAAATCTTATGTTATTTTCTTTCTGCTTTGTTTTTTTTTGGGAAGTATTTTGCTTCGAATTTGAGGTTTTATTTTGACTTTTTCGAGTCATTTTTTAACCTCTTTTTATATGATTTTTTTCTTGTAAATCATATAAATTTTAGGGCCTGTTTTTCATGTTTTGTGATGTTTAGATTATTGCATATCCAAAACTAGATAAAAAGTAGAGCCGTTAATCGAAAATGGTCTTTCTGAGATTTTTATTCAAAAAAAATACAAATAACTCTTTGTTTGTCAGTGTTTTATGTAAATTACTATACTTGGTATAATTTATAAATTGTATGTGGTATAATTAATAAAATGTATATATACATGCGATTTTTATCAATAAAAACCCCAATCTTTGCAATGAAATTATGATTTAAAAACGATCAAAAGCGATGTTAAAACTGGTCCAAAAATTTTTACAAATCAATCGATACTCAGACATAAAAAGTGAGTTCAAGGATCTGTTTTTGTCTCATCCAAATTATCCAAGTTTATTTGCCATTACAGATTCGTTTGATTTGCTTTCTGTAGAGAATGCTGCTGTGAGAGTTTCGAAAGAACAAATTGTGGATTTACCTTCCAATTTTTTGGCGTATTTCAAAGAAGAATTAATCCTGGTTGAGAAGATTAAAAACGGTGTCCGAATTACAACACTGAAAAAAGGAAGTCAAAAATTATCTTATGATAAATTCCTTTTAGACTGGAATGGAGTAATTGTAGCTATCGAACCAAATAATGTTGTTGCCAGAGAGAATTTGAAAGTAGAGTACAACTGGTTAAAATATTTTTTGCCATTGGCACTTGTTACAGGATTGTCTTTTTTCTATAATGGTTTTAATTTATTCAGCAGTATTTTTTTAGTAACCTCAGTGTTAGGTTTAATTGTAAGTATATTTATAGTTCAGCAAAAATGGGGAGTGAAAAATACTGTAATTTCAAAATTTTGTAATCTAAGTTCTAATTCATCTTGCCATTCAGTAATCAGTTTCAACGACGATATTGCAAACAGATGGATCAGTTTTTCAGATTTACCATTATTGTTCTTTAGTGCAAGCATTATTGCAATTCTGGTTCAGCCATTAAGTTCAGCGGTTTTTGTTGGATTTTTAAGTTTATTAGCAATTCCTGTGGTGGTTTGTTCTATCTGGATTCAAAAATTTGAAATTCAAAAATGGTGCGTAATGTGTTTAGCGGTATCATTTTTAATAATAGTTCAAAGTGTTGTTTGGTTTTCTTCAGATCTTTTCACTTTGAGTTTTAACTTCAGTACTGTTTTTCCATACGTATTCTCTTTATTGCTTTTAATTCCAATTTGGGCATCAGTTAAAGTAATGATCAAAAAGATGCTGGATAATGAAAATTCATTAAAAGAGCTTAAAAAGTTTAAAAGAAATTATTCTCTGTTAAACTTCTTATCTAAAAAAGTAAAATACACAAAAGGATTTGAAGATTTAAGAGGCTTGAATTTTGGAAATAAAAATGCAGCAGTAAAACTTTCAGTTATACTAAGTCCAAGTTGCGGACACTGTTACAAAACATTTCAGGAAGCTTTTGAATTAGTGATAAAATTTCCGGACAAGATATTTTTGAATGTTCTTTTTAATATTAATCCTGAAAATAATGATAATCCTTATAAAGCTGTCGTTGAAAGACTTTTAACCATTAACAGAACAACACCGGGAAAAACTGTTGAAGCAATTTCAGATTGGTATATTAAAAGAATGACACATAAAA is a window of Flavobacterium crocinum DNA encoding:
- a CDS encoding vitamin K epoxide reductase family protein, encoding MSHPNYPSLFAITDSFDLLSVENAAVRVSKEQIVDLPSNFLAYFKEELILVEKIKNGVRITTLKKGSQKLSYDKFLLDWNGVIVAIEPNNVVARENLKVEYNWLKYFLPLALVTGLSFFYNGFNLFSSIFLVTSVLGLIVSIFIVQQKWGVKNTVISKFCNLSSNSSCHSVISFNDDIANRWISFSDLPLLFFSASIIAILVQPLSSAVFVGFLSLLAIPVVVCSIWIQKFEIQKWCVMCLAVSFLIIVQSVVWFSSDLFTLSFNFSTVFPYVFSLLLLIPIWASVKVMIKKMLDNENSLKELKKFKRNYSLLNFLSKKVKYTKGFEDLRGLNFGNKNAAVKLSVILSPSCGHCYKTFQEAFELVIKFPDKIFLNVLFNINPENNDNPYKAVVERLLTINRTTPGKTVEAISDWYIKRMTHKKWLKKWHVDAVSMMISQEIQKQYDWCSMNNFNYTPVKIVNERLFPNEYELNELKYFLNDFVDEVQVLERIA
- a CDS encoding rSAM-modified peptide; protein product: MKTTTFTFKDFQTETISKKEQKTIIGGGGDEVDPGRVKGNGNG